The genomic window AACAGAAACTAAGTGTTTAACTTTGTTTATCATCCCAAGGATAGCAGGATTTGACTCATGCTCCACAACTTGTCCAATTTTACGTAGACCTAAAGCTTCTAATCCTCTCTTTTGAGAAAGAGGACAGTTGATTTTGCTTCTTACTTGTTTTACTAATAATTTAGCCATAATTTCCTTGAATTAACCTTTAAAAACTTTTTCTAAAGAAACACCTCTTTGTTTTGCAACAGTATGAGCGCTTCTCATTTGCAATAAAGCATCAAAAGTTGCTTTTACTACGTTATGTGGATTTGATGATCCTTGAGATTTAGACAATACGTCGTGGATTCCTACTGACTCAAGAACTGAACGAACAGCTCCACCAGCAATAACTCCAGTACCATGAGATGCTGGAATTAAAAACACACGTGCACCACCAAATTTTCCTTTTTGTTCGTGAGGAACAGATTGACCATTTAAAGGAATTCTAACTAAATTTTTCTTAGCATCTTCTACTGCTTTCGCAATTGCTTCAGAAACATCTTTAGATTTTCCTAATCCGTGACCAACAACTCCATTTTCATCACCTACAACTACAATAGCAGAAAAACCGAAAGCTCTACCCCCTTTTGTAACTTTAGTAACACGATTAACACTTACCAGACGATCTTTAAGTTCAAGACCACTTGGTTTTACCAATTCTACATTTTTGTATTTAGACATAATATATTAGAATTTAAGTCCAGCCGCTCTTGCGCCTTCTGCTAATGATTTAATACGACCGTGATATAAATATCCACCTCTATCAAAAGTAATGGTATCAATCCCAGCTTTTAACGCTTTCTCTGCAACTAATTTTCCAACAGCAGCAGCAATTTCAACGTTAGTACCTTTTCCTATTTCTTTTTCTCTCGAAGATGCAGCTAATATAGTAACTCCATTTACATCATCAATAAGTTGAGCATAAATTTCTTTGTTACTTCTAAATACAGATAGTCTTGGTTTAGCAGCAGAACCACTAATCGTTTTTCTAATTCTGAATTTAATTCTCTGTCTTCTTTCAGATTTTGTTAATGACATAATCTTATTTTTTAAGCTGATTTACCTGCTTTTCTTCTTAATACTTCACCCACAAATTTAACACCTTTTCCTTTATATGGCTCAGGCTTACGGAAACCTCTGATTTTCGCAGCAACTTGACCTAAAAGTTGTTTATCAAATGATGTTAATTTTACGATTGGGTTCTTACCTTTTTCAGATATTGTTTCTAAAGATACTTCTGGAGCAATTTCTAAAACAATATTGTGAGAATATCCAAGAGCTAAATCTAATTTTTGACCTTGGTTTGAAGCTCTATAACCAACTCCAACTAATTCTAGTTCTTTTGTAAAACCTTCAGAAACACCAATAATCATATTATTGATCAAAGATCTAAATAATCCGTGTTTTGCTCTGTGGTCTTTATGATCAGACGATCTTTCAACTGAAACTTGATCGCCTTCAACAGTTACATTTACGTCCGAAAACTCCTGAACTAATTGACCTTTTTTTCCTTTTACTGTAATAATACCGTCTTTAACTTCTACAGTTACACCAGCAGGGATTACAATTGGGCTTTTACCTATTCTTGACATCTTATCTAGTGTTTAAAATTAGTATACGTAACAAATTACTTCACCACCTACATTTAACTGCTTAGCTTGTTTTCCTGTCATCAAACCTTTTGATGTAGAAACAATAGCAATTCCTAATCCGTTAAGGATTCTTGGTAATTTGGCAGCACCTGCGTACTTACGTAAACCAGGTTTACTAATTCTTTGGATATCTTTAATTACAGGCTCTTTAGTATCTTTATCGTACTTTAAAGCAATTTTGATAGAACCTTGAACAGTGTTCGTTTCAAATT from Flavobacterium fluviale includes these protein-coding regions:
- the rpmD gene encoding 50S ribosomal protein L30 → MAKLLVKQVRSKINCPLSQKRGLEALGLRKIGQVVEHESNPAILGMINKVKHLVSVEETK
- the rpsE gene encoding 30S ribosomal protein S5, whose amino-acid sequence is MMSKYKNVELVKPSGLELKDRLVSVNRVTKVTKGGRAFGFSAIVVVGDENGVVGHGLGKSKDVSEAIAKAVEDAKKNLVRIPLNGQSVPHEQKGKFGGARVFLIPASHGTGVIAGGAVRSVLESVGIHDVLSKSQGSSNPHNVVKATFDALLQMRSAHTVAKQRGVSLEKVFKG
- the rplR gene encoding 50S ribosomal protein L18, with the protein product MSLTKSERRQRIKFRIRKTISGSAAKPRLSVFRSNKEIYAQLIDDVNGVTILAASSREKEIGKGTNVEIAAAVGKLVAEKALKAGIDTITFDRGGYLYHGRIKSLAEGARAAGLKF
- the rplF gene encoding 50S ribosomal protein L6, translating into MSRIGKSPIVIPAGVTVEVKDGIITVKGKKGQLVQEFSDVNVTVEGDQVSVERSSDHKDHRAKHGLFRSLINNMIIGVSEGFTKELELVGVGYRASNQGQKLDLALGYSHNIVLEIAPEVSLETISEKGKNPIVKLTSFDKQLLGQVAAKIRGFRKPEPYKGKGVKFVGEVLRRKAGKSA
- the rpsH gene encoding 30S ribosomal protein S8 → MYTDPIADYLTRVRNAVAANHKVVEIPASNLKKEITKILFDQGYILSYKFETNTVQGSIKIALKYDKDTKEPVIKDIQRISKPGLRKYAGAAKLPRILNGLGIAIVSTSKGLMTGKQAKQLNVGGEVICYVY